The window CGAGTTCGGCGAGGAGCCGCGGTTCGGCGAGCAGCCGTCGCAGGGACTCGGCCAGGGCCGTCGGGTCCTCCGGCGGCACCAGGCACAGGCGTCCCTGGCCGGGCGGCAGGCTCTCCCTGGCACCGCTGACGTCGGAGACCAGGACCGGGCGGCCACAGGCCATGGCTTCGAGCGGGGCGAGCGCCATGCCTTCCCACCGCGACGGCAGTACAACGAGATCGGCGGCCCGAAGCCACGGTCGGATGTCGTCGGCGGCGCCGGCGAAGAGCACTCCGGGCGGCGCGGCGCGGCGCAGCCGTTCGGCGTCGGGGCCGTCCCCGACGAGGGCGAGGCGGGCCCCGGGCACGGCGGCCCGCAGCTCCGGCCAGGCCCTGAGCAGGATGTCCTGCCCCTTCTGGGGGCAGATCCGGCCCACGCACACGGCGAGCGGCGTGCCGGCGGGGAGCCCGGCGAGCAGCGGCAGTTCGGCGCGTGCCCGGGCCCGGTCCCGGTCGGGGTCCGGGCCGCCGGGGCGGAAGTGGTCGAGGTCCACGCCGTTGCGGATCACCGACCAGCGGGCGGTGATCCCCCCGGTCTCGCCCGCGCGGCGTTCCGCGTCGCTGACGCAGAGCACCCGGTCGGCCCAACGGGCCCCGTAGCGCTCCCAGCGCAGCGCGAGCGCCGCGGTGGCGCCGCCGACCGCGTCGAAGGACCAGGCGTGGGGCTGGAAGACGGTGGGTACGGTGCCCCGGGCGGCGAGCCGTCCGGCCAGTCCGGCCTTGGCGCTGTGGGTGTGCAGGAGGTCGGGCCGCACCTGGCGGATCATCTTCCGGGCGCCGATGATCTCGGCGGGCAGGGCGGGCCCGGGGGCCCGCCCGGCGCGCCAGGTGAGCACCTCGGCCCCGGCCGCCCGGGCGGTGTCGCCGAGCGTGCCGCCGGGCGGACATCCGACGACGGCGCGCAGGCCTTCGGCGGTCTGTGCGCGGACGAGGTCGGTGACGACCCTGGCCACACCGCCGTCGACGGGCTGTACGAGATGGAGGACGGTCGGGGGCTGTGCCGCCCGAGGTTGACTGGGCACGTGGAGTGGTCTCCTGCGTTCAGCGGCGCGCGTCTGTCTGAACGAAGAGCACACCGAGGAAATGACCCTGACTTTCACCCGTGAACCTGAAGCTCAGGCTGCGGGCACCACCGGACAGGGCGGGACTCAGGTCGAACACGTCCGCGTCATATCCGAGATTATTCATATGTTCGGGCTGCCGCACGAACGACTGATCGCCGAATTCCGTGATCGTGGAATTCATAACATCATTAAAAGGATTTTCTCCGTCACTGAGACTCACCCGACGCCCACTGTCGGCCGTCACGGTGAGTGAGTCCCCGAGGGTGCCGCGGTCCCCGTCGTACGCGACGACCCCGGCCCGGCCCGCGGATCCGGCCGGGGCGTCCAGCCCCTCGATCTCGACCGTTCCGTCACCGGCACGGGCGGCGAGCGACTCGAAGCCGTCCCACACCGAGATCCGGCGCAGCGGCTCCTGCGGGTGCTCGTAGGCGACGACCAGCGTCCAGCCGCCCCAGGCCCCCACCTCGGAATGGCCCATGGCGATGTTGAGCTGGGCCACCGTCCACATGCCGGCGCCGCCCTTGCGGACCAGCGGGGTCACATCGGCGGAGGCCTGGTAGGCATCACTGCCCGCGTCCGTGCGGTGGCCCATCACCGTGTCGGCCAGGACCTCCTTGTACGCGCCGCCGGGCTCGGCGACCAGCACCCGGCCGTTGTCCTGCGGCGGCTTCTGCTCGCCCACCCGCAGGTTCCCGCCCCAGTAGAGACGGGCGTACGAGACCTTCGCGCCCTGCGGGACCTTGAGCTCGGCCCGGGTGGAGTTGTAGGTGTCCGGATCCTTGTCGACCTCGCTGTAGAACATCTCGAAGTCGCTGTTGACCCCGGCCGCGCCCTTCTTGACCTCGGCGCACGGCTCGGCCTGCGGGGACTGCTCCTTGCGGCAGCTGATTCCGGAGTTGGAGGCACGCACCAGCCCGCCGTGCTGCACGGCCTGGTAACGCTGGGTGAACGGGACCCGGGGCAGTTCCCTGGGAGCGGGAGCCGCCGCCCATGCCGCCGGGGCGTTCACGGAAAGGGTGAGGCAGGACAGCAGACCGAGCGTGCCGAGGATTCTGCGGGAGGAACCCATGACCCTGTCTCCATTTTCGATCAAGGGGACAAAACAGGAGTGAACTTTGTCAGAACTCGGGCCGGAAATCACGTCGGACTCGCCCGTACGGCCTTTTGGGCGATAACACGCACCCTCGTACTGGGCGGGTCGTTATCGGATGCACCATTGTTCGAACCGAAAGGAAATACGGAGATGAAGAAGGGGCTGGTGCGCGGCACCACCGTCGCCGTGGCGGGCGCCGCAGTGCTGATGGGCGGCGCGGGCCTCGCCTCCGCGGACGGCGGGGACGGCGCGACGGCGCACGGCATCACCGCCGGGTCCCCCGGCGTCCTGAGCGGCAACCTGCTCCAGGTGCCCGTCGACGTCCCGGTGAACGCCTGCGGCCTCACCGTGAACGTGATCGCCCTGCTGAACCCCTCGTTCGGCAACACCTGCATCAACGCCTGACGTCAACCGTGCTGCCCGAAACGCCCGCATCCGAGTGAAGCCACGCAACCCGAACCGGGACCGCGGCGTTGATCCGGGTGCTCCACTACCGGGCAATCCTGCAAAAAAGGGACGACAATGATCAAGAAGATGATGGCCTCGGCCGCGGTTGCCGCCTCGGTCGTGGGCATCGGTGCCGCCATGGCGCCGCAGGCGATGGCCATCGGGAACGACAACGGCATCAACACCGCCAACGGCAACAACGCCGCGCAGATCTACGGCAACCAGGCGACCTACGGCAACATGAGCCCGCAGATGGCGCTGATCCAGGGCTCGTTCAACAAGCCCTGCATCGCCCTGCCCGCGAAGGCCAACGTGCAGTCCGTGCTGGCCCTGATCAACGTCGGCGTCCAGGACATCCCGGTCCTGTCCAGCCCGCAGAACCAGCAGTGCACCGAGAACTCCACCCAGGCCAAGGGCGACGAGGCTCTCTCGCACATCCTCAGCAACATCCCGGTCCTCTCCGGCAACGTCTCGAACGGCAGCTGACCGAGGCCCGCGCCAGCGAGGCCGTCGCACCCTCCGGGTCGCGGCGGCCTCGCCGCATGTAAGGCCGGGAAGCTCCCCGGCCACCGGAATTGTCGATATGAATACGTCGGCACCCAGAATTCGGACCGGACTTCGGTACGAGCATCGGGGTGAATTACCGACAGGCCGTCGAAATTACGCGGTTTCTTTTCCCCGGACCGCTCGTTGTTAATTCTGCAGTGGACACGCCTCTGCGGGAAGGAAAGAAATCAAATGACGTACAAGAAGGCAGTGGTGCTGGCCGCCGGCGCTCTGATGCTCGCCGGTGCAGCCTCCCCCGCCATGGCCGACGCGGCCGCCGACGGAAAGGCCGTGGGTTCCCCCGGCGTCCTGTCCGGCAACCTGCTCCAGGTGCCGGTCCACGTCCCGGTCAACGTCTGCGGCAACACCGTGAACGTCATCGCGCTCCTCAACCCGGCGTTCGGCAACACCTGCGTCAACGCCTGACGAAGCGCTTGTGCCCGCAAGGGCAAGCCTCCTCGGAGTGGCCTCGGAGTGCACGGCGGTGCACTCCGAGGCCACCTCCGATTCCACACCGGCCCTGGCGCCGGTAGACAGGGAAGGACCCATGCGACAGGTACTGAGCCGACAGGTACTGGGCAAGGGGATGCTCACAGCAGCAGCCGCGTCGAGTCTGCTGTCGATCGCGACCGGCGCGGCCTACGCGCACCCCGGGGCGACGGCCGAAGCCTCGCACTCTCCGGGCGTGCTGGCCGGAAACAGCGTCTCGGTACCGATCACCTTCGCACCGAACGTGTGCGGCAACAGCGTGGACGGTGGTGCGGCGCTCAACCCTGCGATGGGGAATACGTGCGCCACCAGCACCGGCTCGCACACGGACGACGGCCACGACTACGGGCGCTACCTCAGCCCCGAGAACGCCGAGGCCCTGGAGCGCTACCTCGAGGAGCGCGAGGGCCGCCGCGCGGTGCCGGCGCAGCGCCACGAGTCGCCGCGCCACGCGGGCGGGTACGAGCAGCCCCGGCAGGAACAGGCCGGGCACGATCGGCCCCGGCGCGAGGGACCGCGGCACGCGAAGCCCCGCCAGGAGGAGCCGCGCCACGAGGGCGGTTACGGCGGTCCCGGCGAGGAGCGCGGCAAGGAGGAGGAGTGCGACGACCACCCCGGGTCCGCTCCGCCGCCCCCGCCGGCGCACCACGCTCCGCCGGCGCCCGAGCAGCCGCACCCCATGCCGGAACCGGTGGACGAGCACCCGGCCCCGCTGCCCGCCCCGGAACCGGTCCAGGAGGTGGAGGCGCCTCCCGCACCTCCTGCTCCGCAGCCCCCGGCCGAGGAGGCCCCGGTTCCGCTCCCCGCCCCGGAGCCCGCCCCGGCACCGGCCGAGGAGCCCGCGCACACGCTGCCGGCCCCCGCCCCCGGCCCTGCCCCCGTGATGGAGGAGGGCCCCGCGCCCGGGCCGCCGCACGGGAGCCTGCCCGTGGAGCACCCGGCTCCGGCGCCCGAGGTCGTACAGCCTCCGGCCGACCAGCCGCCCGCCCCTCCCGCGGGTGACACCTCGGTCGAGCTCCCCCCGGCGCCGACCCCCGCCCCGGCCCCGGGGCCCGCTCCCGCGCCGCCGGCGGCCCCCGCTCCGGCGCACGTGACGGGGCCCATGCTGGCCGAGACCGGCGCGGGCCAGCCCGCGGCCGCGGCGGCCCTCGCCACCGCCCTGATCCTGGGTGGCGCCATTCTGTACCGGCGGTCGCGCATCTCCTGACCGGCAATACCGGTAATCAGAAGAATATCGGCCGGAGAATCCTCGTCGGATTCTCCGGCCGCTGTCATGCCCCCGTCCTTAACCGCGTGCGCGTTCGCGTTTCCGCAGCGGCCGGGAATCGTTACCCAGGGCGAAAGTGGCGCGACGGTCGCCACTGACGCCTCTGTCAACGAAAGAAGAGGATTTCGATTATGAAGCTCACGAAGGTCGCCGCTGTCGTCGTCGGCTCCGTCGCCGCGCTCGGCGCCTCCACCACCGCCTTCGCCGCCGAGCCCACGGCCGCGATGCCCCCCATGAGCCTGACCGGAGGGGTGACCGAGACGCTGAACGCCGTCGGGCCCGTCTCCGAGTCCCTCCCGCAGACCGTGGGCAACGGACTGGCCGAGCAGGGCGACACCGTCAACAAGGTCGTGGGCACCGCCCAGAAGGTCAACAAGGTCCGCAACGACGTACCGGGCACCGTGCTCGGCCTCGCGAACGGCGCCACCCAGTCGTCCCCCATGCTCGGCGGCGTGAAGCTCAACGGCGGCCAGGGCT is drawn from Streptomyces sp. NBC_01232 and contains these coding sequences:
- a CDS encoding glycosyltransferase yields the protein MPSQPRAAQPPTVLHLVQPVDGGVARVVTDLVRAQTAEGLRAVVGCPPGGTLGDTARAAGAEVLTWRAGRAPGPALPAEIIGARKMIRQVRPDLLHTHSAKAGLAGRLAARGTVPTVFQPHAWSFDAVGGATAALALRWERYGARWADRVLCVSDAERRAGETGGITARWSVIRNGVDLDHFRPGGPDPDRDRARARAELPLLAGLPAGTPLAVCVGRICPQKGQDILLRAWPELRAAVPGARLALVGDGPDAERLRRAAPPGVLFAGAADDIRPWLRAADLVVLPSRWEGMALAPLEAMACGRPVLVSDVSGARESLPPGQGRLCLVPPEDPTALAESLRRLLAEPRLLAELGEQARQHARTDFDVQRTTDAVTGLYHELLGRPRPLNQERISR
- a CDS encoding DUF3344 domain-containing protein gives rise to the protein MISGPSSDKVHSCFVPLIENGDRVMGSSRRILGTLGLLSCLTLSVNAPAAWAAAPAPRELPRVPFTQRYQAVQHGGLVRASNSGISCRKEQSPQAEPCAEVKKGAAGVNSDFEMFYSEVDKDPDTYNSTRAELKVPQGAKVSYARLYWGGNLRVGEQKPPQDNGRVLVAEPGGAYKEVLADTVMGHRTDAGSDAYQASADVTPLVRKGGAGMWTVAQLNIAMGHSEVGAWGGWTLVVAYEHPQEPLRRISVWDGFESLAARAGDGTVEIEGLDAPAGSAGRAGVVAYDGDRGTLGDSLTVTADSGRRVSLSDGENPFNDVMNSTITEFGDQSFVRQPEHMNNLGYDADVFDLSPALSGGARSLSFRFTGESQGHFLGVLFVQTDARR
- a CDS encoding chaplin, with protein sequence MKKGLVRGTTVAVAGAAVLMGGAGLASADGGDGATAHGITAGSPGVLSGNLLQVPVDVPVNACGLTVNVIALLNPSFGNTCINA
- a CDS encoding rodlin, whose protein sequence is MIKKMMASAAVAASVVGIGAAMAPQAMAIGNDNGINTANGNNAAQIYGNQATYGNMSPQMALIQGSFNKPCIALPAKANVQSVLALINVGVQDIPVLSSPQNQQCTENSTQAKGDEALSHILSNIPVLSGNVSNGS
- a CDS encoding chaplin — protein: MTYKKAVVLAAGALMLAGAASPAMADAAADGKAVGSPGVLSGNLLQVPVHVPVNVCGNTVNVIALLNPAFGNTCVNA
- a CDS encoding chaplin yields the protein MRQVLSRQVLGKGMLTAAAASSLLSIATGAAYAHPGATAEASHSPGVLAGNSVSVPITFAPNVCGNSVDGGAALNPAMGNTCATSTGSHTDDGHDYGRYLSPENAEALERYLEEREGRRAVPAQRHESPRHAGGYEQPRQEQAGHDRPRREGPRHAKPRQEEPRHEGGYGGPGEERGKEEECDDHPGSAPPPPPAHHAPPAPEQPHPMPEPVDEHPAPLPAPEPVQEVEAPPAPPAPQPPAEEAPVPLPAPEPAPAPAEEPAHTLPAPAPGPAPVMEEGPAPGPPHGSLPVEHPAPAPEVVQPPADQPPAPPAGDTSVELPPAPTPAPAPGPAPAPPAAPAPAHVTGPMLAETGAGQPAAAAALATALILGGAILYRRSRIS